In Erigeron canadensis isolate Cc75 chromosome 1, C_canadensis_v1, whole genome shotgun sequence, a single window of DNA contains:
- the LOC122606888 gene encoding adenylate kinase 1, chloroplastic-like, translated as MAAITRLLKPTSSISYLFSRSLSSTTTTNAVISEIESNRPNLSDPKGSRNFQWVFLGVPGVGKGTYASRLSTLLGVPHIATGDLVREELSSSGPLSRQLAEIVNQGKLVSDEIIFDLLSKRLEAGESKGESGFILDGFPRTIRQAEILDEVTEIDLVVNLKLREDVLVEKCLGRRICSQCGKGFNVASINAKAENGRPGMSMAPLLPPSHCASKLITRADDTEEVVKERLRVYHEKSQPVEGFYRDQGKLMEFDLPGGIPESWPKLLEALNLDEYEVKRSAVA; from the exons ATGGCGGCCATCACCCGCCTTCTCAAACCCACATCATCAATTTCATATCTTTTCAGCAGATCACtttcctccaccaccaccacaaacgCCGTGATTTCAGAAATTGAATCTAACAGACCTAATTTATCAGATCCAAAAGGTTCAAGAAACTTCCAGTGGGTATTTCTCGGCGTTCCCGGTGTCGGAAAAGGAACTTACGCTAGTCGCTTATCCACTCTTCTTGGTGTCCCTCATATCGCCACCGGTGATCTTGTTCGTGAAGAATTGTCTTCTTCTGGCCCTCTTTCCcgtcag cTTGCTGAGATAGTCAATCAAGGGAAGTTGGTTTCTGATGAAATTATATTCGACTTATTATCAAAGAGGCTAGAAGCTGGAGAATCAAAAGGAGAATCAGGATTTATTTTGGATGGTTTTCCTCGAACTATAAGACAAGCT GAAATCTTAGATGAAGTGACAGAAATTGATTTGGTGGTCAATCTCAAGTTAAGGGAAGATGTATTGGTTGAAAAGTGTCTTGGTAGAAGAATATGCAGTCAATGTGGAAAAGGTTTTAATGTGGCGTCGATTAATGCAAAGGCAGAGAATGGAAGACCTGGAATGAGTATGGCACCACTTCTTCCACCTTCACACTGTGCCTCAAAGCTCATTACTCGTGCTGATGACACTGAAGAAGTAGTCAAAGAGAGACTTCGTGTGTACCATGAAAAG AGTCAACCCGTAGAGGGTTTCTACAGAGATCAAGGCAAGTTAATGGAGTTTGATCTCCCTGGAGGGATCCCGGAATCATGGCCAAAGTTGCTAGAAGCTCTTAACCTTGATGAGTACGAGGTCAAAAGATCAGCTGTGGCATAG
- the LOC122580476 gene encoding glutathione S-transferase L3-like: MPASSVIEVRPPVLDASSEPPPLFDGTTRLYTNFQCPFAQRVWITRNYKGLQDKIKLVPIDLANRPAWYKEKVYPENKVPALEHNNKIIGESLDLVRYLDDHFEGPALLPNDPAKREVAEELLTYTDTFNKTVLTSFKGDAKKESGAAFDHLESALQKFEGPFFLGEISLVDFAYIPFVERYQTFLHEVFGYDILSGRPKLTTWIEELNKIDAYTQTKADPEYYVPLYKKRIMGL; this comes from the exons ATGCCTGCTTC AAGTGTAATAGAGGTTCGTCCACCAGTGTTGGATGCTTCTTCTGAACCACCTCCTCTCTTTGATGGAACAACTAG GTTATATACCAACTTCCAGTGTCCCTTTGCACAACGTGTGTGGATTACCAGAAATTATAAG GGACTACAAGATAAGATCAAGCTCGTGCCAATAGACCTTGCTAATAGACCTGCTTGGTATAAGGAGAAAGTTTACCCGGAGAATAAG gTACCAGCTCTTGAACATAACAACAAGATCATTGGGGAGAGCCTGGATTTGGTGAGATATTTAGATGATCACTTTGAAGGGCCTGCATTGCTACCAAAT GACCCTGCCAAAAGAGAAGTTGCCGAGGAGCTATTGACATACACCGACACATTCAACAAAACGGTGTTAACTTCATTTAAAGGAGACGCTAAGAAAGAATCTG GGGCTGCTTTCGATCACTTGGAATCAGCTCTTCAGAAGTTTGAAGGCCCGTTTTTCCTTGGAGAAATCAGTTTG GTGGACTTTGCTTATATTCCTTTTGTAGAAAGGTATCAGACATTCTTACATGAAGTATTCGGCTATGATATTCTCTCAGGCAGACCAAAACTAACAACATGGATAGag GAACTCAACAAGATTGATGCGTACACCCAGACAAAAGCTGATCCTGAATACTATGTTCCGTTATACAAAAAACGCATTATG GGTCTCTGA
- the LOC122604018 gene encoding geranylgeranyl transferase type-2 subunit beta 1-like, translating to MGELAAEKHAAYILKVERKKDDIESVLVEHLRMNGAYWGLTTLDILGNLKAVDQEAVISWVMSCQDESGGFGGNEGHDPHLLYTLSAIQILALFHKIEKVDVDKVANYVASLQKEDGSFSGDKWGEIDTRFSYVAICSLALLQRLDKINVEKAVKYIVSCKNHDGGFGCTPGAESHAGQIFCCIGALAITGSLHYVDKDLLGWWLCERQTKSGGLNGRPEKLPDVCYSWWVLSSLIMIDRVHWIDKEKLVKFILDCQDKENGGISDRPDDAVDVFHTYFGVAGLSLLEYPGLKAIDPAYALPVDVVNSIFLR from the coding sequence ATGGGAGAGCTAGCAGCTGAAAAGCATGCCGCGTACATCTTAAAAGTAGAAAGGAAGAAAGACGATATCGAGTCTGTCCTAGTGGAGCATCTCAGAATGAATGGTGCATATTGGGGATTAACTACACTCGACATTCTAGGTAACCTTAAAGCTGTGGACCAAGAAGCGGTTATTTCATGGGTCATGAGTTGCCAAGACGAATCTGGTGGTTTTGGTGGCAATGAGGGGCATGACCCACATCTACTCTACACTCTTAGTGCTATTCAAATTTTAGCACTATTTCACAAGATAGAAAAAGTTGATGTTGATAAAGTGGCAAATTACGTAGCTAGCCTACAAAAAGAAGATGGTTCTTTTTCAGGAGACAAATGGGGTGAAATAGATACTAGGTTTTCCTATGTTGCTATATGCTCTCTTGCACTACTACAACGTTTAGATAAAATTAATGTTGAAAAGGCTGTAAAGTACATTGTTAGTTGCAAGAATCATGATGGTGGGTTTGGGTGCACCCCCGGTGCTGAATCTCATGCGGGTCAAATATTTTGTTGCATTGGGGCACTTGCAATAACAGGTTCGTTACATTATGTTGATAAGGATCTTTTAGGATGGTGGTTATGTGAAAGGCAAACTAAATCTGGGGGTCTAAATGGCCGGCCTGAGAAGCTTCCAGACGTTTGCTACTCGTGGTGGGTCTTATCCAGTTTGATAATGATCGATAGAGTTCATTGGATTgataaagaaaaacttgttaaGTTTATTTTGGACTGTCAGGATAAGGAGAATGGAGGGATTTCAGATAGGCCAGATGATGCTGTTGATGTTTTCCACACTTATTTTGGAGTTGCTGGTCTTTCACTTCTCGAGTATCCAGGATTAAAGGCTATTGATCCAGCTTACGCGTTGCCTGTTGATGTTGTTAATAGTATTTTCCTTCGTTGA
- the LOC122585057 gene encoding probable protein phosphatase 2C 38, translating into MNFVDHLYVKFMLSGNNYLNMVKPCWRPSVEDDGGCVRKSGDQVGRTDGLLWYKDLGSHLSGEFSMAVIQANNLLEDQSQVESGPLSSLKSGPYGTFIGVYDGHGGPETSRFVNNNLFVNLKKFATEEQEISANVIKKAFLATEDEFLSLVREQWRTCAQLASVGTCCLVGVICNGLLYVANAGDSRVVLGRADNGVRGVSAVQLSTEHNASYASVRDELHSCHPDDPKIVVLKHNVWRVKGLIQVSRSIGDAYLKKAEFNKEPLLAKFRLREPFEKQILNPEPSIFIHKLTPKDQFLIFASDGLWEHLSNEEAVDIVQNYPRSGIARRLVKEALQIAAKKREMRYSDLKKIDRGVRRHFHDDITVIVMFLDPPSTNRTSARASVSIKGGGGLPRTNKL; encoded by the exons atgaattttgtggATCATTTGTATGTAAAGTTCATGTTGTCTGGAAATAATTACTTAAACATGGTCAAACCCTGTTGGAGGCCATCTGTGGAAGATGATGGAGGTTGTGTAAGGAAATCCGGTGATCAAGTCGGAAGAACGGATGGTTTATTATGGTATAAAGATTTAGGGTCTCATCTAAGTGGTGAATTTTCAATGGCTGTGATTCAAGCAAACAACTTGTTAGAGGATCAAAGTCAAGTCGAGTCAGGGCCGTTGAGTTCTTTGAAATCAGGACCTTATGGGACGTTTATCGGGGTCTATGATGGGCATGGTGGGCCTGAGACATCAAGATTTGTGAACAACAACTTATTTGTTAATCTTAAAA AATTTGCAACTGAGGAACAAGAAATTTCTGCAAATGTTATTAAGAAGGCCTTTTTAGCAACAGAAGATGAATTTCTTTCACTTGTAAGAGAACAATGGCGTACTTGCGCCCAACTAGCATCAGTAGGGACATGTTGTTTGGTGGGTGTTATTTGCAACGGGTTGTTATACGTTGCTAATGCTGGAGATTCACGAGTGGTGTTAGGGAGAGCCGATAATGGTGTTAGAGGAGTCTCTGCTGTACAGTTATCAACAGAGCATAACGCAAGCTATGCTTCTGTAAGAGATGAGCTTCATTCCTGCCATCCGGATGATCCAAAGATTGTGGTTTTGAAACACAATGTTTGGCGCGTTAAAGGTCTCATACAG GTCTCAAGATCCATTGGTGACGCGTATCTAAAGAAAGCAGAATTCAATAAAGAACCTTTATTGGCAAAGTTTAGGCTGCGTGAACCCTTTGAAAAGCAAATCCTTAACCCAGAGCCATCCATCTTCATACATAAACTTACCCCGAAGGATCAGTTTCTAATATTTGCTTCCGACGGTCTATGGGAGCATCTTAGCAACGAGGAAGCTGTTGATATCGTTCAAAACTACCCGCGTAGC GGAATCGCAAGAAGACTTGTGAAGGAGGCTCTTCAGATAGCAgcaaaaaaaagagaaatgagATATTCAGATCTGAAGAAAATTGATAGAGGGGTCAGAAGACATTTCCATGATGATATTACGGTAATTGTCATGTTTTTAGACCCTCCGTCAACAAACCGAACTTCTGCTCGTGCTTCAGTATCGATAAAAGGAGGTGGCGGGTTACCACGCACCAACAAGTTGTAG